Proteins found in one Sporosarcina sp. FSL K6-3457 genomic segment:
- a CDS encoding tyrosine-type recombinase/integrase, whose amino-acid sequence MASIREKNGSWEYIISAGKDPVTKKYNKITKSGFRTKTAAKEEARRIEEELKQGTYVKESKMTFGDFVKQWIAHYEKRAKVSSVRARSIASKRLLDEWEHYPISSITHLMYQQRIDELSTQFSRNYIDSIHSTGRMIFNHAEKLVLIKHNPTKHFEKPRMITDEVTEKVKEVKNFFDSVELTEFLLLAKNKGLRGDLVIFATLAYSGLRIGELLALKKSDINFKTNEISVTKTYYNSRNNKKEFTLLTPKTKGSIRVVEIDPFVIGLIKGHIKQLKEEKLKNRKIYHDEGFLFVDVEGYPMPIKMIAVRLQRLMKIMNMGKDEEKRKHITPHSFRHTNISLLIEANIPIGEIQRRAGHTDINTTMNIYTHMTQQTKDKSASLFSSHLSSLTAKLQ is encoded by the coding sequence ATGGCAAGCATAAGAGAAAAAAATGGTTCTTGGGAATACATTATTTCCGCTGGTAAAGATCCAGTGACAAAGAAGTACAATAAAATTACAAAGTCCGGATTCAGAACAAAAACAGCTGCTAAAGAAGAAGCGCGGCGCATTGAAGAAGAATTGAAGCAAGGTACGTATGTAAAAGAATCAAAAATGACTTTCGGGGATTTTGTAAAGCAATGGATTGCCCATTATGAAAAACGGGCTAAAGTAAGTAGTGTTAGGGCACGCTCTATCGCTTCAAAAAGGCTTTTGGATGAATGGGAACACTATCCTATCAGCAGCATCACCCACCTTATGTATCAGCAGCGCATAGATGAATTAAGCACCCAATTTAGCCGAAATTACATTGATAGCATACACAGTACTGGTAGAATGATTTTTAATCATGCGGAAAAGTTAGTTCTTATTAAGCATAACCCTACGAAGCATTTTGAAAAGCCACGCATGATAACGGATGAAGTAACCGAAAAAGTGAAGGAAGTGAAAAACTTTTTTGACAGTGTAGAACTTACCGAATTTCTGTTACTTGCAAAAAATAAAGGATTGCGCGGTGACCTGGTTATTTTTGCGACACTGGCATATTCAGGCCTGCGCATTGGGGAACTACTTGCCTTGAAGAAATCGGATATAAACTTCAAAACAAATGAAATCAGCGTAACCAAAACTTATTACAATTCAAGAAATAACAAAAAAGAGTTCACACTACTTACCCCAAAAACAAAAGGATCTATCCGTGTTGTGGAAATAGATCCTTTCGTCATAGGTTTGATTAAGGGACACATTAAGCAGCTAAAAGAAGAAAAGTTAAAAAACAGGAAAATTTATCATGATGAAGGATTCTTATTTGTGGATGTAGAGGGTTATCCTATGCCTATTAAAATGATTGCCGTCCGATTACAACGCCTAATGAAGATAATGAACATGGGTAAGGATGAGGAAAAACGCAAGCATATAACGCCGCATAGCTTCCGACATACGAATATTTCACTCCTGATTGAAGCTAACATTCCTATTGGGGAAATTCAACGACGCGCTGGCCATACTGACATTAATACTACCATGAACATTTACACGCATATGACACAACAGACTAAGGATAAATCAGCTAGCCTATTCAGCAGCCACCTATCCAGTTTGACCGCAAAACTGCAATAA
- a CDS encoding helix-turn-helix domain-containing protein — METLGDIIKRSRKLKKMTLVQLGEETELSHGYLSNLENNNRNNPSSEVLKKIADVLEIPHSELLAAAGHLDKRTLYEELTLELDKNNRDLAQTRQELSFLARKIEEQSKKNTKDTDFLQYISEQKFREDILSNLQHKSYELEVKLYELKEELAAVGHLDKRALYKELTLEFEKNDMDLEQTEQELAYLARKIEEQSETSTKDEVFLDNLTEESNLKKRLSSLQVNREILMVRLHELKEEESGEVIQPSPITFTSENMSSYMKNKIKNSLDIILSLNDEVYFNGKLLSMYQRKQLIQIAEILFKEETEEEKE, encoded by the coding sequence ATGGAAACCTTAGGGGATATTATAAAAAGAAGTAGAAAACTAAAAAAAATGACCTTAGTACAATTAGGTGAAGAGACCGAACTTTCTCATGGATATCTTTCTAATTTAGAAAACAATAATAGAAATAACCCTTCATCAGAAGTATTGAAAAAAATTGCCGATGTATTGGAGATACCTCATTCTGAATTACTAGCCGCTGCTGGACATTTGGACAAAAGAACTCTTTACGAGGAACTAACTCTTGAGTTAGATAAAAATAATAGGGATCTAGCTCAGACTCGACAAGAACTATCTTTCCTAGCAAGGAAAATTGAAGAACAAAGTAAAAAAAACACAAAAGATACAGATTTCCTTCAGTATATTAGTGAACAAAAATTCCGCGAAGATATATTGTCTAATTTACAACATAAGAGTTATGAACTTGAGGTTAAATTATATGAGTTAAAAGAAGAACTAGCCGCTGTTGGACACTTAGACAAAAGGGCTCTTTACAAGGAATTAACGCTTGAGTTTGAAAAAAACGATATGGATCTAGAGCAGACTGAACAAGAACTAGCTTACCTAGCAAGGAAGATTGAAGAACAAAGTGAAACAAGCACGAAAGATGAAGTTTTTCTTGACAATCTTACTGAAGAAAGCAACCTCAAAAAAAGATTGTCTAGTTTACAAGTAAACAGAGAAATACTTATGGTCAGATTGCATGAGTTAAAAGAGGAAGAAAGTGGGGAAGTAATTCAACCTAGTCCAATAACTTTTACATCTGAAAATATGAGCTCCTATATGAAAAATAAAATAAAAAATAGTCTAGACATCATATTAAGTTTGAATGATGAAGTATATTTCAACGGTAAACTTCTAAGTATGTATCAACGTAAACAATTGATTCAAATTGCGGAAATTCTATTCAAAGAAGAAACGGAAGAAGAAAAGGAGTGA
- a CDS encoding phage NrS-1 polymerase family protein codes for MTKVIDKPIMAINDEKKQPLIELVTPQFSTIPHQLKAVNQWILWRAVWNEQRGKWDKPPVMANGKNASSTDPATWSTFDEVKAAYEKGGFGGVGFVLTENDPFTCIDIDKIDLKKLPQHAERVAGLSFAEISAGGKGFHVWTEYNHDKTTHYNKNTSLDIEVYDRGRFIAVTGVRFNEMDMVSGETINQYIDTYFTRPVLKTTGERVGNAAEIASDEIIKERMFKSKTGEKIKALFAGEWFTVCNADGERIYHSQSEADQAFCNYLAMYTKNNFNQMDRIFKSSGLYREKWDREDYSENTIYSAIDWVMSISTSDIELSPNTNSPGKDIQMPNSFKVKDNMLYRVVLKEKGGGIEEVEYFCSRHVPLISRSFSNVERSQLYYEITWNDRGRIYREIVPAGDIATRKELLKMADLSLSVHDNNVKYLITYFDLFIMLNDIPRSNMVERLGHVKENFIHPLLKSDIEILPSDIGEKQVMEAFEVSGTSEEWIEHVFKKIEEHPKALLMVLASFTSIILNDLKLGPFIVDLSGVTSKGKTTALRVAASVWGNEYLVSEWNGTAVSFERKAAFLNSFPLMLDDSMKADERQLQRFVYNFSGGRSKGRGSVTGSQKEFTWNNLMLSTGETPLTEYAERAGGAAARILPITGLPFEDVDHEYFTDLYESVDGYYGAVGLEFLQHWKDKRKIMLPFYAEYNRVFQEKSQGNEVVSRIARHYAAIIFTGKLLMDFFDVEIDLGWLMQLFDDINRENKATDKPMQMLEAVLIDLDASRESISGNYEVRHELKAIYKDETLFLLPAYLKAFLKTEQTAIRSEWLRREISIGSMQKGKETDSKLIKHCGKVYRAVPIQPNVVEKLGFDFTETQK; via the coding sequence ATGACAAAAGTTATTGATAAGCCGATTATGGCTATAAATGATGAAAAAAAGCAACCACTAATAGAATTAGTGACTCCACAATTTAGCACAATACCGCACCAATTAAAAGCAGTTAATCAGTGGATATTGTGGCGGGCAGTATGGAATGAACAGCGTGGAAAATGGGACAAACCTCCGGTCATGGCGAATGGTAAGAATGCGAGTTCTACTGATCCAGCCACTTGGTCAACTTTTGATGAAGTAAAGGCAGCATATGAAAAAGGTGGTTTCGGTGGCGTTGGATTTGTCTTGACGGAAAACGATCCGTTCACCTGTATTGATATAGATAAGATTGATTTGAAAAAACTTCCTCAACATGCTGAAAGAGTAGCTGGGTTGTCCTTTGCGGAAATATCAGCTGGTGGCAAGGGCTTTCATGTATGGACAGAATACAATCACGATAAAACAACCCATTACAACAAAAATACATCATTGGACATTGAAGTTTATGACCGTGGACGTTTCATAGCAGTAACGGGGGTCAGGTTTAATGAAATGGACATGGTATCCGGTGAAACTATCAATCAATACATTGACACCTATTTCACTAGACCTGTCCTAAAGACAACAGGCGAGCGTGTGGGGAACGCCGCGGAAATTGCATCCGATGAAATCATAAAAGAGCGCATGTTCAAATCAAAAACAGGTGAAAAGATTAAAGCTTTATTTGCGGGTGAATGGTTCACAGTTTGCAATGCGGATGGAGAAAGAATTTACCACAGTCAATCTGAAGCCGATCAGGCGTTTTGTAATTACCTTGCAATGTACACAAAAAATAATTTTAATCAAATGGATCGAATTTTTAAGAGCTCCGGCCTGTATCGTGAAAAGTGGGATCGTGAAGATTATAGCGAAAACACAATATACAGCGCGATTGATTGGGTAATGTCGATTAGTACAAGCGATATTGAACTATCACCGAATACGAATTCGCCAGGCAAAGATATTCAAATGCCGAATAGCTTCAAAGTGAAAGATAACATGCTGTATCGGGTTGTTTTGAAGGAAAAAGGTGGCGGAATTGAGGAAGTCGAGTATTTTTGTTCGCGTCATGTACCGTTAATATCTCGTTCGTTCTCGAATGTGGAGCGTTCCCAACTCTATTATGAAATCACTTGGAATGACAGAGGGCGAATATATCGTGAAATTGTACCAGCAGGGGATATTGCAACCCGAAAAGAATTGTTGAAAATGGCTGACCTATCACTAAGTGTTCACGATAATAATGTGAAGTATTTAATCACCTATTTTGATTTATTCATTATGTTGAATGATATACCACGCAGTAACATGGTTGAGCGTTTGGGGCATGTGAAAGAAAACTTCATTCATCCGTTATTGAAAAGTGATATTGAAATCCTACCTAGTGATATCGGAGAGAAACAGGTCATGGAAGCCTTTGAGGTTTCGGGAACTTCGGAAGAATGGATTGAACATGTTTTCAAGAAGATTGAAGAGCATCCGAAAGCGTTATTGATGGTGTTAGCTTCTTTCACATCAATTATCTTGAATGACTTGAAGCTAGGACCTTTTATAGTCGATTTATCGGGAGTTACATCTAAAGGAAAAACCACAGCTTTGAGGGTGGCCGCAAGCGTGTGGGGAAATGAATATCTTGTTTCTGAATGGAATGGTACGGCTGTATCATTCGAACGCAAAGCGGCATTTCTAAACAGTTTTCCGCTTATGCTAGATGATTCAATGAAGGCGGATGAACGACAACTTCAAAGGTTTGTTTACAATTTTAGCGGTGGACGTTCGAAAGGCCGCGGTTCAGTCACAGGTAGTCAGAAAGAATTTACTTGGAATAATTTGATGTTATCGACGGGGGAAACGCCGTTGACTGAATATGCGGAACGTGCAGGAGGGGCAGCGGCGCGCATATTGCCGATAACAGGGTTGCCGTTCGAAGATGTGGACCATGAATACTTTACTGATTTATATGAATCTGTTGATGGTTATTATGGTGCTGTCGGATTGGAGTTTCTGCAACATTGGAAGGACAAGCGCAAGATAATGCTTCCGTTTTATGCTGAATATAATAGGGTTTTTCAAGAGAAATCACAAGGGAATGAGGTTGTTTCCCGAATTGCTAGGCACTATGCAGCAATTATATTCACAGGAAAGCTACTGATGGATTTTTTCGATGTTGAAATAGATCTTGGATGGTTAATGCAGCTGTTTGATGATATAAACCGAGAGAATAAGGCTACTGATAAACCTATGCAGATGTTAGAAGCCGTTTTGATTGATTTAGACGCAAGCAGGGAATCTATTTCTGGAAATTATGAAGTTAGGCATGAATTGAAGGCGATTTATAAAGACGAAACGTTGTTTTTATTACCAGCTTACTTAAAGGCGTTCCTAAAAACGGAACAAACCGCTATAAGGAGTGAGTGGTTAAGGCGTGAAATTTCAATCGGATCCATGCAAAAAGGGAAAGAAACGGATTCGAAGTTGATAAAACATTGTGGCAAGGTTTACCGAGCCGTTCCCATACAGCCAAATGTTGTTGAAAAGTTAGGGTTCGATTTCACTGAGACACAGAAGTAA
- a CDS encoding phage antirepressor has product MNQLKTFEHEEFSKLEVLTLDGNEFFPAIEVAEKLGYSNPSDAISRHSRKNGVVFHEVIDSMGRKQQKKFIDEGNLYRLIARSKLPEAEKFEVWVFDTILPTIRKTGGYVANDDLFIQTYLPQADEQTKILFKTTLEVLKAQNEQMAVLKPKVLFAEAVETSGSSILVGELSKLIQQNGVKMGQNRLFKWLRENGFLIKKYGDSYNLPTQKSMDLGLFEIKKRTIENSGGVPRTTSTPKVTGKGQIYFVDKFLNEGL; this is encoded by the coding sequence ATGAATCAACTAAAAACGTTTGAGCATGAGGAGTTTAGCAAGTTGGAAGTGTTGACGTTAGATGGAAATGAATTTTTTCCGGCAATTGAAGTTGCGGAAAAACTAGGTTATTCAAATCCTAGTGATGCTATCAGCAGGCACAGCCGAAAAAATGGGGTCGTGTTTCACGAGGTCATAGATTCTATGGGTAGGAAGCAGCAAAAGAAATTCATCGACGAAGGAAATCTATATAGACTTATTGCAAGGTCAAAATTGCCTGAAGCTGAAAAGTTTGAAGTGTGGGTATTTGATACGATCCTTCCAACTATACGAAAGACCGGAGGGTATGTTGCTAATGATGATTTATTCATTCAAACGTATTTACCACAAGCGGATGAACAGACAAAAATATTATTTAAGACAACTTTAGAGGTGCTTAAAGCCCAAAATGAACAGATGGCGGTGTTAAAGCCTAAAGTTTTATTTGCTGAAGCTGTCGAAACGTCTGGGTCCTCCATATTGGTTGGTGAACTATCTAAGCTGATACAGCAAAACGGCGTGAAGATGGGGCAAAACAGGTTATTCAAATGGTTACGTGAAAATGGTTTTCTGATAAAAAAGTATGGTGACTCTTACAATCTACCAACACAAAAGAGCATGGATCTAGGGTTGTTTGAGATAAAGAAACGGACTATTGAAAACTCCGGAGGCGTACCGCGAACTACCAGCACACCAAAGGTAACAGGAAAAGGACAAATTTATTTTGTGGACAAGTTTTTGAACGAGGGCCTATGA
- a CDS encoding ArpU family phage packaging/lysis transcriptional regulator: protein MNNLPEIDRKATRDAVEAVLERYRMYSLQVSLDRLPSITASYSLTPASSNLPSSSTERAAIANVEYEIKREKFIDWIVFAVNQLSEIERSIVYMRYLQKNELFDYQIYIDLNMSERNYYRIKSRLLEKLAFVLKIEAYKEEVHSQ from the coding sequence GTGAATAATTTGCCCGAAATAGACCGGAAAGCAACGAGGGATGCGGTGGAAGCCGTACTTGAGCGATATAGGATGTACTCGTTACAAGTAAGCTTGGACCGATTACCTTCGATTACAGCAAGCTATTCATTGACACCAGCTTCTAGCAATCTACCATCGTCATCTACTGAAAGGGCCGCGATTGCAAATGTTGAATATGAAATAAAAAGAGAAAAGTTTATTGATTGGATTGTATTTGCAGTCAATCAGCTATCTGAAATTGAGCGGAGTATTGTTTACATGAGATATTTACAGAAAAATGAGCTGTTCGATTATCAAATATATATAGATTTAAACATGTCTGAAAGAAACTATTACAGAATTAAATCACGTCTGCTTGAAAAATTGGCGTTTGTATTAAAAATTGAGGCGTATAAGGAGGAGGTACACAGTCAGTGA
- a CDS encoding site-specific integrase, whose protein sequence is MKFVEPIRDVEKIEEMKSYLKKTSTRNYMLFVFGIYSTLRISDILTLKKKDVLGERLLLIEKKTTKSKEILINPKLRRELKPYIAGLGDEDYLFQSRKGVNKPISRTTAYRVIRAAGEACGLSRIGTHSMRKTFGYHFYERTKDIALLQELYSHSSEEVTKRYIGINQDIMDKAIRNFDY, encoded by the coding sequence GTGAAATTTGTAGAGCCGATACGGGATGTTGAAAAAATAGAAGAAATGAAAAGTTATCTAAAAAAAACGAGTACACGGAATTATATGCTGTTCGTGTTCGGTATTTATTCAACACTACGAATATCTGACATATTGACACTGAAGAAAAAGGATGTTCTAGGAGAAAGATTGTTGTTGATTGAGAAGAAAACAACAAAATCAAAGGAGATCCTTATCAACCCCAAATTACGCAGGGAGCTTAAGCCTTATATTGCAGGGTTAGGCGATGAAGATTACTTGTTTCAATCGAGAAAGGGCGTAAATAAGCCCATCAGCAGGACGACAGCATACCGTGTGATTCGTGCAGCAGGTGAAGCATGTGGATTAAGTCGGATAGGCACGCACTCAATGCGGAAGACGTTCGGCTACCACTTCTATGAACGCACAAAGGATATAGCACTCTTACAAGAGTTATATAGCCACTCGTCAGAAGAAGTGACAAAGCGATATATAGGAATAAATCAAGACATTATGGATAAGGCAATTAGGAACTTTGATTACTAA
- a CDS encoding head maturation protease, ClpP-related: MTTKVNVKGVIIGNDYKEIYDYYDMESTCPNDVLAALPKNNGPIEVVINSGGGHIDAGSEIYSIFKEYKGDVTIKILGIAASAASVIAMSGKRVVIAPTAQMMIHNVSSIAQGDYNKMLHEAGVLKEMNRSIANAYILKTGKSESEILDMMNKETWLSAKSALQGGFVDEIMGVSSENISEFLVASTDPAGVHPYSVIEKYREMKNKQTKKGNPTESLRRNFFSWVREE, from the coding sequence ATGACAACAAAAGTAAATGTAAAGGGCGTAATCATCGGTAATGATTACAAGGAAATTTATGATTATTATGATATGGAATCCACATGTCCTAATGATGTTTTAGCGGCTTTACCAAAAAATAATGGACCGATTGAGGTTGTTATCAATAGTGGAGGGGGCCATATTGATGCAGGTAGCGAAATTTATTCGATTTTCAAAGAATATAAAGGCGATGTGACTATAAAAATATTAGGCATTGCCGCTAGTGCTGCGTCGGTTATCGCTATGTCTGGAAAACGTGTGGTTATCGCTCCTACTGCTCAAATGATGATCCATAATGTTAGCAGCATTGCGCAGGGAGATTATAACAAGATGCTCCATGAAGCCGGGGTTTTAAAAGAAATGAATCGAAGTATCGCGAACGCTTATATATTGAAAACAGGTAAGTCGGAAAGTGAAATTTTAGACATGATGAATAAAGAAACTTGGTTATCAGCGAAAAGTGCGCTACAAGGTGGTTTTGTGGATGAAATTATGGGAGTTTCTTCAGAAAACATTTCAGAGTTCCTTGTTGCTAGTACAGATCCCGCGGGTGTACATCCTTATAGTGTAATTGAAAAATATCGCGAAATGAAAAACAAACAAACCAAAAAAGGAAACCCAACTGAAAGTTTAAGAAGAAATTTCTTCAGTTGGGTACGGGAGGAATAA
- a CDS encoding type II asparaginase: MKKFFHCLMALSLAATVALSGFTPSISAQTNVDAKNQQSEELPNIAILATGGTIAGTGSSSTQTTGYKSGDLAIDTLIEAVPEMNEIANISGEQIVSVDSTDISNDILLKLGKRINELLASDDVDGIVITHGTDTVEETAYFLNLVVKSDKPVVLTAAMRPATAMSADGPFNLYNAVLLAGHESSKGKGVLVTLNDRISGARHITKTNTTVTDAFKSVENGYLGTIVAGKPYYYNKVAQLHTTGTPFNISKIEKLPQVDIIYGYQNNPTYMYEAAVENGAEGIVVAAPGDGTLSSKSLQGVEYALDKGVTVVRSSRVGSGTVSPKEGFITSDSLNPQKARILLMLALTVTDDPEEIQSFYNQY, from the coding sequence ATGAAAAAATTTTTCCACTGTTTAATGGCCTTGAGTTTAGCGGCTACCGTTGCACTTTCTGGATTTACACCGAGCATTTCAGCACAAACAAATGTTGATGCGAAAAATCAACAATCAGAGGAACTTCCTAATATCGCTATTCTAGCAACTGGTGGAACGATTGCTGGAACCGGCTCCTCATCAACTCAGACGACTGGATATAAATCTGGAGATCTGGCAATTGATACTTTGATTGAAGCTGTTCCCGAAATGAATGAGATTGCTAACATTTCAGGTGAGCAGATTGTTAGTGTCGATAGTACAGACATTTCGAATGATATTCTTTTGAAATTGGGTAAGAGAATTAATGAATTATTGGCTTCTGATGATGTAGATGGAATTGTAATCACTCATGGTACTGATACTGTAGAAGAAACAGCCTACTTTTTGAACTTGGTTGTAAAAAGCGATAAGCCAGTAGTTTTAACTGCAGCTATGCGCCCTGCAACAGCGATGAGTGCAGATGGTCCTTTCAATTTATACAATGCAGTATTATTAGCTGGTCATGAAAGCTCAAAAGGAAAAGGCGTCCTTGTCACACTTAACGACAGAATTTCTGGGGCTAGACATATAACGAAAACAAATACGACAGTAACAGATGCTTTTAAATCAGTCGAAAACGGATATTTAGGTACAATCGTTGCTGGGAAACCATATTACTATAATAAAGTTGCTCAGTTACACACAACTGGTACTCCTTTCAATATTTCTAAAATCGAAAAATTACCTCAGGTTGATATCATTTACGGATATCAGAACAACCCGACTTATATGTACGAAGCTGCTGTAGAAAACGGAGCTGAAGGAATTGTTGTTGCAGCACCTGGAGACGGTACATTGTCATCGAAATCTTTGCAAGGTGTCGAATATGCTTTGGATAAAGGCGTGACAGTAGTCCGTTCTTCTCGCGTAGGATCAGGAACTGTTTCTCCAAAAGAAGGGTTTATTACTTCAGACTCTTTAAATCCACAAAAAGCTCGTATTCTATTGATGCTTGCATTGACTGTAACAGATGATCCTGAAGAGATTCAATCATTCTACAATCAATATTGA
- a CDS encoding methyl-accepting chemotaxis protein: MKNAPQKVNKFSLRNLHVKLIFSFALILTIPALAIGLLSYDTAKSEIEKNILNSVNENVAMLNRAIDDTINPRLKDVEVLASRITSNQYQKFSSPEIQKPLKFYQETHPEIDIVYTGNEAGVYIMEPAELGLPEGYDARERDWYKQAMERKGEMVISEPYVAASTGEMVITISKVNADGSGVVGIDINLNKLQEVAQTTKIGEEGYGFILDQNKKYLAHPTASLGSEAEGTFSDNLYTQETGQLNDKVGGDSVVLDYITNELTGWKIVGTIYTNEIEEASAPILRISWLVAVIAIVVGIIAVIFIIKSVTKPIIQLAESAVKVSEGDLTQYVEINTSDVIGKLGQAFNEMIDGLRILTQKVEQTAGKVAVASEQLFTSTEEINAATEQVSSSIQEVAKNAEIQTNTVDKVSQTYSEVAIGVNNIAERSSKVTDLSRHAVLEADEGGEAISKTVTQMQSIHTSVSESHETIQSLHESSKEVNEILSVISGIADQTNLLALNAAIEAARAGEHGKGFAVVAEEVRHLAEQTQTSAKEIHSIIMKIQDDTENTVGIMERITEDVKDGVEITREAIEKFNGILQTTNEISPQMEEVSAAVEQMSAAIQEVTAQSDEIVQVAQSNAATSEEVAASAEEQLASMEEISISVQSLSAQAEELKSAIAIFKY; this comes from the coding sequence ATGAAAAATGCCCCCCAAAAAGTAAACAAGTTTAGCTTGCGTAATTTACATGTAAAATTAATTTTTTCTTTTGCATTAATCTTAACGATTCCTGCCTTAGCAATTGGATTGTTATCCTATGACACGGCTAAAAGTGAGATAGAAAAAAATATACTAAATAGTGTTAATGAAAATGTGGCAATGCTGAACAGGGCAATAGACGATACGATTAACCCTAGATTAAAGGACGTTGAAGTTTTAGCGAGTAGAATCACTTCAAATCAATATCAAAAATTTAGCAGTCCTGAAATTCAAAAACCTTTGAAATTTTATCAAGAGACACATCCGGAAATCGATATTGTATATACAGGTAACGAAGCTGGAGTATATATAATGGAGCCGGCGGAGCTGGGCTTACCGGAAGGTTATGATGCGAGAGAAAGAGATTGGTATAAGCAGGCGATGGAACGTAAAGGAGAAATGGTGATTTCAGAACCATATGTTGCTGCGAGCACGGGTGAAATGGTAATAACAATTTCCAAAGTAAATGCTGATGGTTCTGGAGTAGTAGGTATTGATATTAATCTTAATAAGCTACAGGAAGTAGCCCAAACCACTAAAATTGGTGAAGAGGGATATGGATTTATTTTAGACCAAAACAAAAAGTATCTTGCTCACCCCACTGCTAGTTTAGGAAGTGAAGCAGAAGGTACATTCAGTGACAATTTGTATACACAAGAAACTGGTCAGTTAAACGATAAGGTGGGTGGAGATTCGGTTGTCTTGGACTATATTACTAATGAATTGACTGGATGGAAAATAGTCGGGACTATCTACACCAATGAAATTGAAGAGGCGTCTGCCCCTATTTTGCGGATATCATGGTTGGTAGCAGTAATCGCCATAGTCGTAGGAATCATCGCTGTCATCTTCATCATTAAATCCGTTACTAAACCAATCATACAATTAGCGGAATCAGCCGTGAAAGTAAGTGAAGGGGATCTAACGCAATATGTGGAAATAAATACAAGTGATGTCATTGGTAAATTAGGTCAGGCTTTTAATGAGATGATAGATGGTCTGCGCATTCTTACTCAGAAAGTGGAACAGACAGCCGGAAAAGTGGCGGTTGCTTCAGAGCAATTATTTACGAGCACAGAAGAAATAAATGCTGCAACTGAACAAGTATCCTCCTCAATCCAAGAAGTAGCGAAAAATGCGGAAATACAGACAAATACAGTTGATAAAGTGTCTCAAACCTATAGCGAAGTAGCGATTGGTGTTAACAACATTGCCGAACGTTCATCAAAAGTTACAGACCTTTCCCGCCATGCTGTTCTCGAGGCGGATGAAGGAGGGGAAGCCATATCCAAAACAGTTACTCAAATGCAGTCAATTCATACTTCTGTTAGCGAATCACATGAAACTATTCAATCTTTGCATGAGAGTTCCAAAGAGGTTAACGAAATTTTGAGCGTTATTTCAGGTATTGCAGATCAAACAAATTTACTTGCCTTAAATGCTGCCATTGAAGCGGCTCGTGCAGGCGAACATGGAAAGGGCTTTGCGGTTGTAGCAGAAGAAGTAAGGCACCTTGCTGAACAGACGCAAACATCAGCCAAAGAAATTCACTCGATTATTATGAAGATTCAAGATGATACGGAAAATACAGTGGGTATTATGGAGCGTATTACAGAGGACGTAAAAGACGGAGTAGAGATCACGAGAGAAGCTATTGAGAAATTTAATGGAATTCTTCAAACTACCAATGAGATTTCTCCGCAGATGGAAGAAGTTTCAGCGGCGGTAGAGCAAATGTCTGCAGCTATTCAGGAAGTCACTGCACAATCAGATGAAATTGTGCAAGTGGCACAAAGCAACGCTGCAACTTCTGAAGAGGTGGCGGCATCAGCAGAAGAACAGTTAGCGTCGATGGAGGAAATTTCAATTTCAGTTCAGTCGCTTTCTGCTCAGGCAGAAGAATTAAAATCTGCTATAGCTATCTTTAAATACTAA